The following are encoded together in the Candidatus Delongbacteria bacterium genome:
- the dnaK gene encoding molecular chaperone DnaK, with translation MGKIIGIDLGTTNSCVAVIEGNDPVVITNAEGGRTTPSIVGFTKNGDRLVGGPAKRQAVTNPHNTVYSIKRFMGRNYNEVGNEISEVPYEVNKNSNGVVQVKINDKQYTPPEISAIILQKLKQSAEEYLGQKVTEAVITVPAYFNDAQRQATKDAGTIAGLDVKRLVNEPTAAALAYGLDKDVDGIVAVYDLGGGTFDISILEISDGVFEVKSTNGDTHLGGDDFDQRIINYLADEFQRLEGVDLRKDPMALQRLREASEKAKIELSSGTNTQVNLPFITATQDGPKHMDISLTRAKFDELTHDLVERTIEPCRKALKDADISLSEIKEVILVGGSTRIPAVQEAVKKFFNKEPNRSVNPDEVVALGAAVQAGILSGDVNTDMVLLDVTPLSLGIETLGGVMTKLIESNTTIPTKKTETFSTAADNQPAVDIHVLQGERPMAYDNKTIGRFQLDGIAPAPRGVPQIEVTFDIDANGILNVSAKDKATGKSQNIKIEVSSGLSKDEIERMKKEAKAHEAEDKKKRDAADTKNAGDQAVFQTEKLLKDMGDKIDAADKAKLEESKAKLQEVLKSNDTEVIKKATEAHNAIWHEISQKMAQAGQGAGPSTDFDPSQHQPKEEAGKDDVEDADFEVVDDKK, from the coding sequence GTCCTGCTAAAAGACAAGCTGTTACAAATCCTCACAATACAGTTTATTCTATTAAAAGATTTATGGGTAGAAATTATAATGAAGTTGGAAATGAAATTTCTGAAGTTCCTTATGAGGTTAACAAAAACAGTAATGGCGTTGTTCAGGTTAAAATCAACGACAAGCAGTACACTCCACCAGAAATTTCAGCTATAATTCTTCAAAAATTGAAACAAAGTGCTGAAGAATATTTAGGACAAAAAGTAACAGAAGCAGTAATTACTGTTCCAGCTTATTTCAACGATGCTCAAAGACAAGCTACAAAAGACGCTGGTACTATTGCAGGACTTGACGTAAAAAGACTTGTTAACGAGCCTACAGCAGCAGCTCTTGCTTATGGTCTTGATAAAGATGTTGATGGTATCGTAGCTGTTTATGACCTTGGTGGTGGTACTTTTGATATTTCTATCTTGGAAATATCTGATGGAGTTTTTGAAGTTAAATCTACTAATGGTGATACTCACCTTGGTGGTGACGATTTCGACCAAAGAATTATAAATTATTTAGCAGATGAATTCCAAAGATTGGAAGGCGTTGATTTAAGAAAAGATCCTATGGCTCTTCAAAGATTAAGAGAAGCTTCTGAGAAAGCTAAGATTGAGTTATCATCAGGAACAAACACTCAAGTAAATCTTCCATTTATTACAGCAACTCAAGATGGTCCAAAACATATGGACATCTCTTTAACAAGAGCAAAATTTGATGAATTGACTCATGATCTTGTTGAAAGAACTATTGAGCCATGTCGTAAAGCTCTCAAAGATGCTGATATAAGTCTTTCTGAAATTAAAGAAGTAATTCTTGTTGGTGGATCTACAAGAATTCCTGCTGTTCAGGAAGCTGTAAAAAAATTCTTCAACAAAGAACCGAACAGAAGTGTAAATCCAGATGAAGTTGTTGCTCTTGGTGCTGCAGTTCAAGCCGGCATTCTTTCTGGTGACGTAAATACTGATATGGTTCTTCTAGATGTTACTCCTCTTTCACTTGGTATTGAGACTCTTGGGGGAGTGATGACAAAACTTATTGAATCAAATACTACTATTCCTACAAAGAAAACTGAAACATTCTCTACTGCTGCTGATAATCAACCTGCTGTGGATATTCATGTCCTACAAGGTGAAAGACCAATGGCTTACGACAATAAAACTATTGGAAGATTCCAATTGGATGGTATAGCACCAGCTCCAAGAGGTGTGCCACAAATCGAAGTAACTTTTGATATAGATGCAAATGGTATTCTAAATGTTTCTGCAAAAGACAAAGCAACTGGTAAATCTCAAAATATTAAGATTGAAGTTAGCTCCGGACTTTCAAAAGATGAAATTGAAAGAATGAAAAAAGAAGCTAAAGCTCACGAAGCAGAAGATAAAAAGAAAAGGGATGCTGCTGACACAAAAAATGCCGGAGACCAAGCAGTTTTCCAAACTGAAAAACTTCTAAAAGATATGGGCGATAAAATAGATGCTGCTGATAAAGCAAAGCTTGAAGAGTCAAAAGCAAAACTTCAAGAAGTATTAAAATCAAATGATACTGAAGTTATTAAAAAAGCTACTGAAGCTCACAATGCGATTTGGCATGAAATTAGTCAGAAAATGGCTCAAGCTGGTCAAGGTGCTGGTCCAAGTACTGACTTTGATCCTTCACAACATCAGCCTAAAGAAGAAGCTGGAAAAGATGATGTTGAGGATGCTGATTTTGAAGTTGTTGACGATAAAAAATAA
- a CDS encoding beta-propeller fold lactonase family protein, which produces MTKITKAILILIISALSVQGEMIKEISRNRNESSIKLCESVSKKSELSNSLSPTTYMRSMDGRELSEIKDYDISSNIFDAGMAPEGDAGQFARFTPDGSKVVFCNRMSNTITVHSVPDGEMIASYQFENGDYPAQIDINENYAVVSLLFGQKIVVLNSTDWSMVQTFDSATNPFAVKIRNNKAFIACEGEDVLEIIDLTTLTKTSIDGVPWGTASASGTYSFNRTCYTGHVLEVTDDGKYVASFESGSSSLPGFITLVDTETETVYKFENDEKFKKCSGLGISGDNKKLIAATGPNSGVYFLQFDIETKQLEKTIFKSGEYIFSGPECVVNMNGNKAICPGGGNDWYVNFETETATPVNNYDSAAEHRYASNDHTKAFIQNFRTYVIDLETGSTINDFFQTGTGAGKIAISPLEDFAVTFDGVSDEFARVLKYDNYHASFHGTFTIGDDPEGDGPRDIAITPDGNYAVVSNGISCSATIVDLNTKSVEAVLQCGPSEGWSAYAQDLAITSDSRYALVTTYSNKTIAIIDILAKTIVKTVDTGLDYPCQLAISPDDNFAFIGSAGDEKIAKIKLDGENSQLLSVFAGPIIGGSYGGDFAPMKVTPDGETLIVSDAYSQALNLYSTEDGTLIKSLSFGGSALYVAFNDDCSKALLVHGNKVTLVELDGSFSQVINSITVAGDYAGVGSPVYNSVNNTYLILTSDYQDCTYKTIDGETGEVINTYQLPVNESSYKASVTKDGDLLFHYILENEYQEFKIKIIDLETGDETIADTAIPFWGAAMNIDQNIYAGVVPGPDLINIVKLNGTDIVENVTIPNNLNLISSYPNPFNPETTINYTVPSNGLVNLAVYNSQGELVETIVNRELSSGNYTAAFNGANLSSGVYYYRISINNISQTKCFTLLK; this is translated from the coding sequence ATGACGAAAATTACGAAAGCAATTTTGATTCTGATCATATCAGCCCTAAGTGTTCAGGGTGAAATGATTAAAGAGATTAGTAGAAATAGAAACGAAAGCTCAATCAAGCTTTGTGAGAGCGTTTCAAAAAAAAGTGAATTATCAAATTCTCTATCACCAACTACCTACATGAGAAGTATGGATGGTAGAGAATTGAGTGAGATCAAAGATTATGATATCAGCAGCAATATTTTTGATGCTGGTATGGCACCTGAAGGTGATGCTGGTCAATTTGCGAGATTTACACCTGATGGAAGTAAAGTCGTTTTTTGCAACAGAATGTCCAATACTATTACAGTTCATTCGGTGCCGGATGGAGAAATGATTGCAAGTTATCAATTTGAAAATGGTGATTATCCTGCTCAAATTGATATCAATGAAAACTATGCTGTTGTATCACTGCTTTTTGGACAGAAAATAGTGGTTTTAAATAGTACTGATTGGTCAATGGTACAAACTTTTGATTCAGCAACGAATCCTTTTGCAGTAAAAATCAGGAACAATAAAGCTTTCATTGCTTGTGAAGGAGAAGATGTCTTAGAAATTATCGATCTTACGACTCTAACAAAAACCTCGATAGACGGAGTTCCTTGGGGTACAGCGTCTGCATCAGGTACTTATTCTTTCAACAGAACTTGCTATACAGGTCATGTTCTTGAAGTAACAGATGATGGAAAATACGTTGCAAGTTTTGAAAGCGGAAGTAGTTCTTTGCCTGGATTTATTACTCTTGTTGATACAGAAACTGAAACTGTTTACAAATTTGAAAATGACGAAAAATTTAAAAAGTGTTCAGGTCTTGGTATTTCCGGTGACAATAAAAAACTGATTGCTGCCACTGGTCCCAACTCAGGTGTTTATTTCTTGCAGTTTGACATTGAAACAAAACAATTGGAAAAGACCATTTTTAAAAGCGGCGAATATATTTTCTCTGGACCGGAGTGTGTGGTGAACATGAATGGAAATAAAGCCATTTGTCCTGGTGGTGGAAATGACTGGTATGTCAATTTTGAAACTGAAACCGCAACTCCAGTAAACAATTATGACTCAGCTGCAGAACATAGATACGCATCAAATGATCATACAAAAGCTTTTATTCAGAATTTCAGAACATATGTGATTGATTTAGAAACTGGAAGCACTATCAATGATTTTTTCCAGACAGGTACTGGAGCAGGAAAAATCGCGATCTCACCCCTTGAAGATTTTGCTGTTACATTTGATGGTGTTTCCGATGAGTTTGCACGTGTTTTAAAGTACGATAATTATCACGCCAGCTTCCATGGTACTTTCACTATTGGGGATGATCCCGAGGGAGATGGACCAAGGGATATAGCAATAACTCCTGACGGAAACTATGCTGTAGTTTCAAATGGAATTTCTTGTTCAGCCACTATTGTAGATTTGAACACAAAGAGTGTTGAAGCTGTATTACAATGTGGACCATCTGAAGGATGGAGTGCCTATGCTCAGGATCTGGCTATCACATCTGATTCAAGATATGCTCTAGTAACCACATACAGTAATAAAACTATAGCAATAATTGATATCTTGGCAAAAACAATAGTGAAAACGGTGGATACAGGGCTGGATTATCCATGTCAACTGGCTATCTCTCCTGACGATAATTTTGCATTTATAGGGTCAGCTGGAGATGAAAAAATTGCAAAGATTAAATTAGACGGTGAGAATTCACAACTACTTTCAGTCTTTGCTGGTCCAATAATTGGTGGATCATACGGTGGTGATTTTGCTCCTATGAAAGTGACTCCGGATGGTGAAACCTTAATTGTTTCAGACGCCTATTCTCAAGCACTTAACCTCTACAGTACAGAAGATGGAACATTGATAAAATCTCTTTCTTTTGGGGGAAGTGCTCTGTATGTAGCTTTTAATGACGATTGTTCCAAAGCACTTTTAGTTCATGGAAATAAAGTAACTTTAGTTGAATTGGATGGTAGTTTTAGCCAGGTAATTAATTCAATAACAGTTGCAGGTGATTACGCAGGCGTTGGCTCTCCTGTATATAATAGTGTCAATAATACATACCTTATTCTAACTTCTGACTATCAGGACTGTACATACAAGACTATTGATGGAGAAACAGGAGAAGTAATTAATACTTATCAACTACCAGTAAATGAAAGTTCATACAAGGCTTCTGTGACTAAAGATGGCGATCTTCTATTTCATTACATTCTGGAAAATGAATATCAGGAATTCAAAATTAAAATTATTGATTTAGAGACTGGAGATGAAACAATAGCTGACACAGCCATTCCTTTCTGGGGTGCTGCGATGAACATTGATCAAAACATCTATGCCGGAGTTGTACCTGGACCTGATTTGATCAATATAGTAAAACTGAATGGAACTGACATTGTTGAAAATGTAACTATACCTAACAATCTAAACTTAATCAGTTCGTATCCAAATCCATTCAATCCTGAAACTACAATAAATTATACTGTCCCTTCAAACGGTCTGGTAAATTTAGCAGTTTACAATTCTCAAGGAGAATTGGTAGAGACAATAGTAAACAGAGAACTATCTTCAGGAAACTACACCGCAGCATTTAATGGTGCTAATCTTTCTAGTGGTGTTTATTATTATAGAATCAGCATAAACAATATTTCTCAAACCAAATGTTTTACGCTATTAAAATAG
- a CDS encoding TolC family protein: protein MKKIIIIVLALIITLMAKDYTLEDCIAIGMEKNLDIIQRDLELKNSELNTKSTLSNFYDIGSSYNAGYSYTNTESQIGDNDSQNTELTKLSHSLSLSLTGNLSLQLLDSYQISKLSEQYASLNLKDQKDDLIVSITNAFYTALLTKEDVGVQNENIKYNQTQYKETKLRYELGSLTKSELLQAEVNLSNAKLNIISSEKKYDTSRQSLINILNIEEDYKEFNPVNSDANLVMEIPTLDELVDMALENRIDIKSSSISLEQSNLSLESEYHGFLPSLNGSIGMNYGDTYDLDSELNINSYGTTASLGLKWDLSFSDFNKKDMKSVALKKSNVAHQQVINKAKNEVINYYLELMLQKENLESIDKHVELAKENLDLANEMFRLGNKTITDQMKAVNDYISAKYKKIEARYNYLIDYEKLVNSVGRKF, encoded by the coding sequence ATGAAGAAAATTATAATTATAGTACTAGCTTTGATAATTACACTGATGGCAAAAGATTATACACTGGAAGATTGTATTGCCATCGGTATGGAAAAGAATTTAGACATTATACAAAGAGATTTGGAGCTTAAAAATTCTGAATTAAATACAAAATCTACTTTGAGTAATTTCTATGATATTGGATCTAGCTATAATGCAGGATATAGTTATACCAATACAGAATCACAAATTGGTGATAACGATTCACAAAATACAGAACTAACGAAGTTAAGTCATTCATTATCTCTATCTCTTACAGGCAACTTAAGTCTACAATTATTAGATAGTTATCAAATTTCAAAACTTTCTGAGCAGTATGCTTCATTAAACTTAAAAGATCAGAAAGATGATTTAATTGTTTCTATTACAAATGCTTTTTATACAGCACTTCTCACTAAAGAGGATGTCGGTGTTCAAAATGAAAATATTAAGTACAATCAAACACAATACAAGGAAACTAAACTTAGATACGAGCTTGGCTCATTAACAAAATCAGAACTTTTACAAGCTGAAGTGAATCTTTCAAACGCTAAACTAAATATCATAAGTTCTGAAAAAAAATATGATACCAGCAGACAAAGCCTTATTAATATTTTAAATATTGAAGAAGATTACAAAGAGTTTAATCCAGTTAATAGTGATGCAAATCTGGTGATGGAAATTCCTACCCTAGATGAACTTGTAGATATGGCTTTGGAAAACAGAATTGACATTAAGAGTTCCTCAATCAGTCTTGAACAATCAAACTTAAGCCTTGAGTCTGAATATCATGGTTTTTTACCAAGTTTAAATGGTTCCATCGGTATGAACTATGGTGATACTTATGATTTGGATAGTGAATTAAACATAAATTCATACGGAACTACTGCCTCGTTAGGGCTGAAATGGGATCTAAGTTTTAGCGATTTCAACAAAAAAGATATGAAATCTGTAGCTCTAAAAAAATCAAATGTTGCTCATCAGCAAGTTATCAATAAGGCAAAAAATGAAGTAATTAACTACTATCTTGAGCTAATGCTACAAAAAGAAAATCTTGAGAGTATAGATAAACACGTTGAACTTGCGAAAGAAAACCTGGATCTTGCAAACGAAATGTTCAGGCTTGGTAATAAAACAATCACAGATCAGATGAAAGCTGTGAATGATTATATAAGTGCGAAGTATAAGAAAATTGAAGCCAGATATAATTATTTGATTGATTATGAAAAGCTTGTAAATAGTGTTGGGAGAAAGTTCTGA
- a CDS encoding efflux RND transporter permease subunit, translated as MNISKLSVNNPVLINMVMVIIYILGIYYTFTIPKEAMPQISMGKFVITVSYPGVSPAEIETLIMDKIEDELADLSDIDYITSTAYEGRCQIILSLKSDVNLDKAWSDVTSELDKVKDLPEDASDPFMQNISTKDFKSACTIAIEGDSYTPDALKRIADKIKDDIGRVEYVSKVELKGYQTREFQVLADKTRLDFYGITFSAIENAVKARNMNLPGGSIKTGKEELLVRTIGEFDEIDQLKYIVVKSATDGSVIRLKDVAMVVDTYEETNVLTRLDGKSSVNLYVYQNTDGNILEVMDNIYTYVKTIPAKFNNVDAKVINDDSVQVESNITTLASSALFGIFLVFFTLYFFIGWRNAVFAAMGIPFSFMMTFWLMQFLGITINNLSLFALVLVLGMVVDDAIVVIENVHRNIEEGMDPKTAAIKGTQEVAWPVIAAVLTTIAAFLPLLMMDGNMGKFMAVFPKVVALALAASLFEALFILPSHLADFSKPSTHKSHKENKIYKRMLDRYTGFLTSFLKHRGIVISTLIILFIASFAAVITGMVRFEFFPRSTPSTLTIKAESFTGTSLEKTDSLTVLLENHIMSLPYTKNFKALNTNIGQTQSHGMWSESSNALEIRLDLVDADSLTVDVDLVKKDIRDYLSKMNDIVTYNIATGESGPPTGNDVELRIFGDDLDKLGELANKVEEILGAIPGVTDIDDNFDPGKKELKIIPDYDKLSIYNITVSELATFIRVASVGKEISDFPENGYRYNIRLKLQENQVENLNDMENLIFTTTSGKKIPLKDLCEFNISSSLTMIGHRDGTRMIQITANTGKYTENGVMKTRSPGEVNTLLFGDKIRNTTGYLTSFNTDHPGYRLEVGGQSEERNKSFNSLYMAFGIAVILIYMILGTQFRSYIQPLVVMLTIPFAFIGVILGLIITNTPFSLLSMIAVVALAGIVVNDSIVLVDFINKEREKGMDRWNSLISAGRIRLRPILLTTITTIFGLVPMIISSSESVTMWKPMAVSISFGLGFATILTLLVLPVVYSLIDGMTLKFSKIEGITLEDAIEIRTEKNYDSEG; from the coding sequence ATGAATATTTCAAAATTGTCTGTTAATAATCCAGTACTTATAAACATGGTAATGGTTATTATTTATATTCTTGGCATCTACTATACTTTTACTATTCCAAAAGAAGCGATGCCTCAAATATCTATGGGGAAATTTGTAATAACTGTTTCTTATCCAGGAGTGTCACCTGCTGAAATCGAAACACTAATTATGGATAAAATAGAGGATGAACTCGCTGATCTTTCAGATATCGATTATATAACTTCAACAGCTTATGAAGGTAGATGTCAGATTATCTTAAGTTTAAAATCCGACGTTAATCTTGACAAGGCTTGGAGTGATGTAACCAGCGAACTGGATAAGGTAAAAGATCTACCAGAAGATGCTTCAGATCCATTTATGCAAAATATTAGCACAAAAGATTTTAAATCTGCATGTACTATCGCTATTGAAGGTGATTCCTATACACCTGATGCACTTAAAAGGATTGCGGACAAAATTAAAGATGATATCGGTAGAGTGGAATATGTTTCCAAGGTTGAACTTAAAGGTTATCAAACTAGAGAATTTCAAGTTTTAGCCGACAAAACAAGATTAGATTTTTATGGAATTACTTTTTCAGCAATTGAAAATGCTGTTAAAGCAAGAAACATGAATCTTCCTGGTGGCAGCATAAAAACGGGAAAAGAGGAACTTCTTGTAAGAACCATAGGTGAATTTGATGAGATTGATCAATTGAAATACATTGTTGTAAAATCCGCTACTGATGGCTCGGTTATAAGACTAAAAGATGTTGCCATGGTAGTTGATACATATGAAGAAACAAATGTACTCACTCGTCTGGATGGAAAAAGCAGTGTTAATTTGTATGTTTATCAAAATACAGACGGAAATATTCTGGAAGTAATGGACAATATTTATACTTATGTAAAAACCATACCAGCAAAATTTAACAATGTTGACGCAAAAGTTATCAATGATGATTCGGTTCAGGTGGAATCAAATATCACCACTCTGGCTTCATCTGCACTATTTGGAATTTTCCTAGTATTTTTCACACTCTATTTTTTTATAGGTTGGAGAAATGCTGTATTCGCCGCTATGGGAATTCCATTTTCATTCATGATGACATTTTGGCTTATGCAATTTCTTGGAATTACAATCAACAACTTAAGTTTATTTGCTTTGGTTCTTGTACTTGGTATGGTTGTGGATGACGCTATAGTAGTGATTGAAAATGTACACAGAAATATTGAAGAAGGTATGGATCCTAAAACTGCTGCAATTAAAGGTACTCAAGAAGTAGCCTGGCCGGTAATAGCTGCTGTTCTTACAACGATTGCAGCCTTTCTGCCTCTACTTATGATGGATGGAAATATGGGAAAATTTATGGCTGTTTTCCCAAAAGTAGTAGCTTTAGCACTGGCAGCATCATTATTTGAAGCCCTTTTTATATTACCTTCACACCTTGCAGATTTTTCAAAACCATCCACACACAAATCTCACAAGGAAAACAAAATTTATAAAAGAATGCTTGATAGATACACTGGATTTTTGACATCGTTTCTTAAACATCGTGGCATCGTAATTTCAACTTTAATAATTCTGTTTATTGCATCGTTTGCAGCAGTAATTACAGGTATGGTTAGATTTGAATTCTTTCCAAGAAGTACTCCGAGTACCCTTACTATTAAAGCCGAAAGTTTTACAGGAACAAGTCTTGAAAAAACAGACTCGCTAACTGTTTTACTTGAGAATCACATTATGAGTTTACCATATACTAAGAATTTCAAAGCATTAAATACTAATATTGGACAAACTCAATCTCATGGTATGTGGAGTGAGAGTTCCAACGCTTTGGAAATCAGATTGGATTTAGTGGATGCAGACAGTTTAACAGTCGATGTTGATTTAGTTAAAAAGGATATTAGAGATTACTTGAGTAAAATGAATGATATTGTTACATACAATATAGCAACTGGTGAAAGTGGTCCTCCAACTGGTAATGATGTTGAGCTTAGAATTTTTGGGGATGATCTTGACAAACTGGGTGAACTGGCAAATAAAGTTGAAGAGATTTTGGGGGCTATTCCAGGAGTTACAGATATTGACGATAATTTTGATCCTGGTAAAAAGGAATTGAAAATTATTCCTGACTACGATAAGCTCAGTATATACAATATTACGGTTTCTGAATTAGCTACTTTCATTAGGGTCGCTTCAGTGGGTAAAGAGATCAGTGATTTTCCTGAAAATGGATACAGGTACAATATTAGATTAAAATTACAGGAAAATCAGGTGGAAAATTTAAATGATATGGAGAACTTGATTTTTACTACAACTTCTGGGAAAAAGATACCTTTAAAAGATCTCTGTGAGTTCAATATCAGTAGTAGTTTAACTATGATTGGGCACCGTGATGGAACACGAATGATTCAGATTACGGCAAATACCGGTAAATACACAGAAAATGGTGTGATGAAAACCAGATCTCCAGGGGAAGTCAATACATTATTATTTGGGGATAAAATCAGAAATACTACTGGATACTTGACATCGTTCAATACAGATCATCCGGGTTATAGGCTTGAAGTTGGGGGACAAAGTGAAGAAAGGAATAAAAGTTTTAATTCTCTTTATATGGCATTTGGTATAGCAGTTATCCTTATCTATATGATTCTTGGAACACAATTTAGATCTTACATTCAACCACTTGTAGTAATGCTTACCATTCCGTTTGCTTTCATTGGTGTAATATTAGGTTTGATTATAACCAATACTCCATTCTCACTACTTTCTATGATAGCTGTCGTTGCTCTGGCAGGAATTGTGGTAAATGATTCTATAGTACTCGTTGACTTCATCAATAAAGAGCGTGAAAAAGGTATGGATAGATGGAATAGTTTGATTAGTGCAGGAAGAATAAGATTACGACCAATTCTTTTGACAACGATTACTACAATATTTGGACTTGTACCAATGATTATTTCATCATCGGAATCTGTAACCATGTGGAAGCCGATGGCTGTTAGTATAAGTTTCGGGCTTGGTTTTGCCACTATATTAACGCTACTTGTTTTACCAGTAGTCTATTCATTAATAGATGGAATGACTTTAAAATTCAGCAAAATTGAGGGGATTACTCTTGAAGATGCGATTGAGATAAGAACAGAAAAAAATTATGACTCAGAAGGATAG
- a CDS encoding efflux RND transporter periplasmic adaptor subunit, producing MKRIALIISIISSIFFSSCTKGNSAPLKNISMENKETIVKVKTMVNNDLQLYVPVSGALEGKTDIVVYSEVSGKIVNINTALGKYVKKGEELASIDSKDYEITVMQANADLMAVNEAFEAAKIKLEVSAKLLEDDKVSKYGYSSDLSAYKKAESQVEGAKATLEKAKRNYDNARFVAPASGYITQLNIKSGQLISQGQAVCSIVDDETLILKTGVGESDILNIQKGNNVEIIHNLSGRKLNGKVTGIGIKTNTSGVYPVEIEIDNSKRLLLPSMLVDAKIEAASIKDIMFTDIDNILEEFGKYYAFIVNEDNIASKRLVETGKKIGQTIIIKSGIEQNENIVISGIDNLANGTKVKIVSVE from the coding sequence ATGAAACGAATTGCACTTATAATATCGATAATTTCTTCGATCTTTTTTTCTTCCTGTACTAAAGGAAATAGTGCTCCATTGAAAAATATATCTATGGAAAACAAAGAGACCATCGTAAAAGTGAAAACAATGGTCAATAATGATTTGCAACTTTATGTGCCTGTTAGCGGAGCTTTAGAAGGTAAGACGGACATTGTTGTTTACAGTGAAGTGTCGGGTAAAATTGTTAATATCAATACTGCACTTGGTAAGTATGTGAAAAAGGGTGAAGAGCTTGCATCTATCGATTCCAAAGATTATGAGATAACTGTGATGCAGGCAAATGCCGATCTAATGGCAGTAAATGAAGCATTTGAAGCTGCAAAAATCAAACTTGAAGTTTCAGCCAAACTATTAGAAGACGATAAAGTTTCTAAATATGGTTACTCAAGCGATTTAAGTGCATATAAAAAAGCTGAATCTCAGGTCGAGGGTGCAAAAGCAACATTAGAGAAGGCAAAGAGAAATTATGATAATGCCAGATTTGTTGCTCCAGCTTCAGGTTATATCACTCAGCTAAACATAAAATCAGGTCAGCTGATTAGTCAAGGTCAAGCAGTTTGTTCAATTGTCGATGACGAAACTTTAATTCTCAAAACAGGTGTTGGTGAAAGTGATATTTTAAATATTCAGAAGGGTAATAACGTGGAAATAATCCACAATCTTTCAGGTAGAAAGTTAAACGGAAAAGTTACTGGTATAGGTATTAAAACAAATACTAGTGGAGTATACCCTGTTGAAATTGAGATAGATAATTCAAAAAGACTTTTACTTCCGAGTATGCTTGTAGATGCCAAGATTGAAGCAGCTTCAATAAAGGATATTATGTTTACCGACATTGACAATATTTTGGAAGAGTTTGGGAAATATTATGCATTTATAGTGAATGAAGACAATATTGCTTCAAAAAGATTGGTGGAAACTGGGAAGAAAATCGGGCAAACCATAATTATTAAATCTGGAATAGAGCAGAACGAAAATATTGTGATTTCTGGAATAGACAATTTAGCCAATGGTACTAAAGTTAAAATAGTATCTGTAGAGTAG